In the genome of Chaetodon auriga isolate fChaAug3 chromosome 15, fChaAug3.hap1, whole genome shotgun sequence, one region contains:
- the orai2 gene encoding protein orai-2 produces the protein MSSELNVPMGSPAPGVSERAPDGGGMDYRDWVRRSYLELVSSNHHSVQALSWRKLYLSRAKLKASSRTSALLSGFAMVAMVEVELEMQYSYPRVLLIAFSVCTTVLVAVHLFALLISTCILPNVEAVSNIHNLNSVSESPHERMHHYIELAWGFSTALGILLFLAEVVLLCWIKFLPVDSSVVKPTQPARVTKPQDSGWQAALASTIIMVPVGVIFLVFTIHFYRSLVRHKTERHHQEIEELHKIKVQLDGHERGLQTV, from the exons ATGAGCAGCGAGCTGAACGTGCCCATGGGCTCCCCGGCCCCGGGGGTCTCAGAGCGGGCTCCGGACGGCGGCGGGATGGACTACAGGGACTGGGTGCGGCGCAGCTACCTGGAGCTGGTCAGCTCCAACCACCACTCGGTGCAGGCCCTGTCGTGGAGGAAGCTCTACCTGAGCCGAGCCAAGCTGAAGGCCTCCAGCAGGACGTCCGCGCTGCTCTCTGGCTTCGCCATG GTGGCcatggtggaggtggagctggagatgcAGTACAGTTACCCTCGCGTGCTCCTCATCGCCTTCAGTGTGTGCACCACCGTGCTGGTGGCGGTGCACCTCTTCGCTCTGCTGATCAGCACCTGCATCCTGCCCAACGTGGAGGCCGTCAGCAACATCCACAACCTCAACTCCGTCAGCGAGTCGCCCCACGAGCGAATGCACCACTACATCGAGCTGGCCTGGGGCTTCTCCACCGCTCTGGGCATCCTGCTGTTCTTAGCGGAGGtggtgctgctctgctggatCAAGTTCCTTCCCGTGGACTCCAGCGTGGTCAAACCGACGCAGCCTGCAAGAGTTACCAAACCGCAGGACAGCGGCTGGCAGGCGGCGCTGGCCTCCACCATCATCATGGTCCCGGTGGGGGTGATTTTTTTGGTGTTCACCATTCACTTCTACCGCTCTCTGGTGCGCCACAAGACAGAGCGCCACCACCAGGAGATCGAGGAACTGCACAAGATTAAGGTGCAGCTGGACGGCCACGAGAGAGGCCTGCAGACTGTGTGA